The sequence TAAACGATATGTTACTAAAAAATTTATCTATGAGAGGAAGGATTGCGATGTATAAAAACAAAAGAAAGATTATTTTGACTTTAACAGTATTTACTTTACTTGTTGTATTTAGTTCTTTGGTATTTGCTCAAGATGATATGAAACCACAAGTATATGTAGAACAAGAGTGTGTTTGTATTCCTGTACCTGGAGGATATGATTGTTGTATGATGGAGTACAGATATGATAATAGTGGAGATTTGATTTCATCACGAACGCTTTGGTGCAAATTCACAGGAAGTTATGGAGATTGTTAATAACCCAAAATAGGGGTATAAGGTAATACTTTATTAAATGTTTAATATTCTTCATCTTTTTTATAATTAATAAAATGTTAATTAGGTAATTGCGAAACTAAAAAAATTGATTATTGAAATTAAGCCATTATAAAGATTGAATGTATAAAAACACCAAAAAACAGCAAAGAGATTTATAAATATTCACTAGAAATATCGCTTGATTCCAATGTATGTAGAGTTTCGCAAATGCCTAAAAATGTTAATAAGTGAAAGGAGGTGCATAAATTGAAAAAGAAAATTACCAAAACAGTAATTATTATAGGAGCAGTTCTTATTGCGCTGTATTTAGGGAAAAGAATTTCATATGAGGTTAAAGCTGATGAAGCAATGGAAAAGATGTCTTCGAAGCAAAATCTTAATATTTCAAGTTTAGATATGGATTTAAATTTAAAGAACAAAAAAGGAGAAAAAATTATTTTAACAAAAGAATTGAAAGATAAGGGACAAGCTGATAGCCATTTTATCGTTTTTTTCTCTCCAACTTGTAAACCATGTTTACAGGAAATAAAAATGTTAAACCAGTTTGCAGATGATAATACTTTAAAAAAAGAGCCTATATTGATAGGAATAGGAGAATATAAAAAAATAAATGATTTGATAGATGAAAATAATATACTATTAGATTATTATTCTATAGATTTATCAGAATTCAAAGAAAAGGTAAAAGAGAATGCAGTGCCATTAAGTTTAGTGGTGAATGGAAAGGGAGAATTACTTTTTGGGAAAAAAGGATGGTCAGATGACAAAGATACGGTAGATTTATTTACTAAAAAAATCAATTCATATAAATAAATTATAGATATTACAAGTATACAACCAAACATTTGGTTTTTTCACGTTCAAATTTTATTATAAACAAATTTGAATACCAAAATTAATATATACTGAAGAAATCAGCAATAGTATTGTTGTGCTGATTTCTTTAGTATATATTAATTGAGCTTGAAACATATAAGATAATGATTTCAAAATAAAATATATACGAAGTATAAATGCTTAAAGAAGATATACAATTTTTAATATGGAAGAGGATTAAAGACAGATGATAATAAGAATTCATTAACTGATTTTTTACTAAGTTTTTATCGGAAAACTTTTACAGGGCATATTTACCTAGTGTACTGACATGATGATGCTTAATTAAATAAGAGTATCTTTTTTTCCGTTAAATGGTACAATAAAAAACAAAAGAAACGGCGGTGATATCTATGGCAAGACCTAAAATACACAGAATTAATTTAACGGATAATGAAGTAAAGAAATTGAAATCCTTACTCCGTAAGAAAGATACATCCAAAACAGTACGGAGCAGATGTCAGATTTTACTTGATCTTGATGAATCACATGGGAAAATTTTAACCCATATACAAAGTGCAAAGTCAAACGGTGTATGTATGGCAACAATACAAAATGTAGTATGTGCTTACTCCAATGGTGGTATTGAAAATGTAATTACTCTTAAGCAAAGCATAAATTCCGACAATGCGCGCAGGTTGGCAGATGGCAGAGCAGAAGCACTAATTATTGAACTTGCCTGTGGGCCTGTTCCTGAAGGGCATAGCCGTTGGACGATAAGACTTTTAGAAGAAAAATTAAAAGTTATCTTGGAAACGCCCGTTAGTAGAGAAGCAATAAGACGAACTTTAAAAAAAACAAACTTAGACCTCACAAAAACGACTACAGGTGCATTCCTCCAAAAGAAGATGCCGATTTTGTAGCATGCATGGAAGATATACTTGACATATATGAACTTCCTTATAATAAGGTTCGCCCTGTTGTATGCATGGATGAAAAGCCTTGCCAACTCTTAGGTGAGTCACGAGAATCATTGCCAATGCGTTGCGGAGATGACTGTAAAATTGATTCTGAATACGTCCGTAACGGAACTTGCAGTATATTTGTTTTTACAGAACCTCTTGGCGGCATCCGCCATGTCAGCATAAGAGAACATCGTACAGCTGGGGATTGGGCAGAAGAAATCAAATATCTCTCAGATATTATGTACCCGGATGCAGAGAAAATAGTTTTGATCATGGACAATCTCAATACACACAAATCAGCATCTTTATATAAAGTTTTTCCACCTGAAGAGGCAAGACGCATCATAAAACGGCTTGAAATCCATTATACCCCAAAACATGGAAGCTGGCTTAACATAGCAGAGATAGAACTTAACGTGATGACACGCCGGTGCTTATCACGCAGAATTAATGATATTGAAATATTACGCAATGAATTAAATACATGGGAAAATAACCGTAATGCTGACATCGCTAAAATCAATTGGCAGTTTAGAACAAAAGATGTCAGAACGAAATTGGCGTCTCTATACCCCACATATATTATGCGGAACTCGTGAAAATCAGGTTGTTTGTATAATTAAATATGAATATGTCGGTACACTATATAAATTACAATGGTAAATAGCTAAATTTCCTTAAGCTTTTTCTTATTATATCATCTCTATATGCATTTTGAAAATTTTTCAGCAGTCATCATAGCTATTTGTTAATAAAATTTATATAAAATACATGATTTATTAAGATTAGCAGAAATAGTTAAACTTGAAACTACAGAAGAACAGAGAGATACATTAAATATTATTACAACTTTTAACATAAATGCCAGATATCCTGATTACAAGCAAAGCTTTTATAAAAAATGTGATTATAAATTTACTACAGCTAATATTAAGAAGATAAAGGAGTTGAGAGCATGGCTTCTTTCAATAATAGACGAAGAGTAGAGGAAATAATAGTAGATTATGGGAAGTTAATAGAAAAAGAAATAGATGTAAAATATATTTATTTATATGGTTCTTGTGCAAAAGGAACCTATACGGAAGATAGCGATATAGATATAGCTATAGTAGGGGACGATTTTGGTAGAGATATAATAGAAGATACTTTGCTATTAATGAAGCTAAGACGAAAAATAGATTATAGGCTTGAGCCTCGTCCATTTAGAACCATTGATTTCAACCCATCTAATCCATTGGCCAGAGAGATAATGAATACCGGAATACAGGTGGTGTAGGACATATGATAAAGTCGAAGCCTTGGGATTGGAGCAAGAATAAGAATGAAGGTTGGCTGACGCCTTCAATTGAATCTTGCTATTTAGCCGAGTCATGGAAATCTAAGGGGTTTAACAAATTTTTGGATTTAGGCTGCGGGCTTGGCAGACATTCAATTTATTTTGCTAAAAAGGGGTTTAGTGTAAATGCTGTTGACTTGTCAGAATTTGCTCTAAATTATCTCAACGATTGGGCAGAGAAAGAAAAATTGAATATTAAAACAGAAACATGTGACATGTTAAATCTTCCTTTCAATGATGACAGCTTTGATTGTATAATAGATTACAATGTGATATATCATACGGATACATTGGGCTTTTTAAAATCTCTTGAGGAAGTTAAGCGCGTTTTAAAATCAGATGGTGAGTTGTTTATCACACTTATATCGAAAAATACCTGGTCCTTTAAAAATGCAGATAATTATAGACGTATTGATGAAAATACTATTTTGCGTAATGAAGATGATACGGAACGGAATGTTCCCCATTTTTATGTTGATATTCAAGATATCAGAAATTATTTTAAGAATTTTGACTTTGTTGTTCCACCTCTGGAACAAACCGAATATGACATAGAAAATACAGGCTATTATTCAACACATTTCAATCTTATCCTTCATAAAAAATATTAAAAAATTAATCTTATTTAATAAATCTAACTTTATGATATAATTATTCATATGATAAATTAATTTTCATTTAAGGAGAGTCTGACGATGGCTGCACTTCCACATTAATTGTATGAGTTTTTTTATGTGAATAAAAATAATTTTCCTGAAAAACAGGTTTTTTTGTCATGCAATTAACGGAGGTGTTGAAATTGAATAAAAATAAGAATATCCATATTCTTTGCATTATAGCTTTTTTGCAAGGATTGGTTTTTTATGGTCCTATATCTACTTTGTTCAGACAGAACAGAGGGCTATCTTTAAACGATATATTTGTAATAGAAACGGTTTATGTAATACTTTTATTTATATTTGAAATTCCTTGGGGATATATTGCCGACAGAATCGGCTACAGGTGGACTTTGATTATATCCTTTTTCTTGTTTTTCCTATCTAAAATAGTATTTTATTCTGCTCATTCTTTTGACGGATTTTTATTTGAAAGGATTATTTTGGCTTTGGCCATATCGGGGATATCAGGCTGTGATTCAGCTCTTATCTATACTTCCGTAGATGAAATGGACAGCAACAGGGCCTTCAGTTTATATAATGCTTCTTCTGCCGGCGGTTTTTTAGCGGCTTCTTTTCTTAATTCCATTATAGTGAAATATTCTATGGATTTAACTGCACTATTAACTATCATTCCTTACGGGGCAGCTTTTTTCATTTCTTTTTTTCTTAAAGACAGTTCTCATCATGTTGAGTCCCAAAGAATCAGTCTGACTGATAATATTAAAGTCTTAAAGAAAAACAAAAATATAATCATATTTTTAATATCCATGGCTTTAATCTCCGAAAGTACCCATTCCATATGCGTTTATCTAAATCAGCCCATATATTTAAGAAGCAGTATTGATATGAAATACTTCGGTTTTCTGACTGCATTCATGCAGATTGCCTGCTTGTTATCCGCAAGAGCTTATAAATTAAATGAAAAAGTCGGAACCAAAAAGTTATATATAGTCTTAATTTCTATGATAATAGGTGCAAATATATTTTTGATTTATTTAAAAAACGGAATTTTAGTTGTACTGATGATATTCATCATAGAAGGAGCTTTTGCAGTTACCCAGCCTCTGTCGAACACCATACAGAACAGGAGTATTACTGTAGCTAACAGGGCAACCTTTTTATCATCCTATGCCATGGTAGGAGATATAATAGGAAGCATTTCAAATTTAGCGGTGGGAAAAGCATCGGATTTTTCATTGAATATTGCAATCGGAACTTGCGCCGGGCTTAACATATTAGCACTGATTTTAATTCTTATATTTTTTAGAAAGAAAAAGAATAAATAATTAAAATAACATAGAATATATATTTACACGAACATATGTTCTATGTTATTATATTTATAACGAATAGGAAAATTAAAATTTCGGAGTGATATTATGGAAATATCGGATAAACTGAAAATTTTATCGGCTGCTGCCAAATATGATGTATCCTGTTCCTCAAGCGGAAGCAGGAGAACAAGTAAAAAGGGAGGATTCGGCAGTACAAGTATGTATGGAATATGTCACAGCTGGACTGATGACGGAAGATGTATATCTTTGCTCAAGATCCTTATGAGCAACTGCTGCATATACGATTGCGCATATTGTATAAACAGGCGTTCCAACGATATTCCCAGAGCAAGTTTTACACCGGATGAAGTGGCGGATTTGACAATAAATTTTTATAAAAGAAATTACATAGAAGGGCTTTTTTTAAGTTCGGCAGTTTTAAAAAGTCCTAATTATACGATGGAACTTTTAACCGATATAGCGAGAAAATTAAGAGAAAATTATGGATTTAACGGATATATTCATCTTAAAACCATACCGGGAGCGGATAACGATTTAATAGAAAAAGCAGGAATGTATGCAGACAGAATGAGTGTAAATATAGAATTGCCATCGGAAAAAGGATTGAAGTTATTGGCTCCTCAAAAGAAAAAGGAGTCCATATTAACTCCCATGAATTTTATTAATTACAGAATGGAACAATATTCGGAAGAAAAGAAAAAGTTCAGATTTTCTCAAAAATTTGTACCTGCAGGTCAGACTACACAGCTTATAGTAGGGGCTACACCGGATAACGACTTGAAAATACTGAGACTTTCCGAGGCTTTATATAATGAATTCAAGCTGAAAAGAGTGTATTATTCCGCTTATGTTCCGGTAACACATCATCCGAATCTTCCAGCCGTGTCTTCTCCTCCTTTAATAAGAGAACACAGGCTTTATCAGGCTGATTGGCTGTTAAGATTTTATGGTTTTCATGCTTCTGAAATACTTAATGAAGAAAAGCCGGATTTTGATTTGGCTCTTGATCCTAAATGTAACTGGGCATTAAAAAATTTAGAATTTTTCCCTGTAGAAATTAACAGAGTAGACTATAACACCCTTTTAAGGGTTCCGGGAATAGGAGTAAAATCAGCTCGAAAGATAGTAGCGGCAAGAAGGTTCTGTCCTTTAAATTTTGATGATTTAAGAAAATTAGGAATCGTAATGAAGAGAGCAAGGTATTTTATAACCTGCAATGGGAAATATTATGGTATAAAAAATATGGATGAGTCTGCAATACGAAACAGTCTGATATATGAGGATAAAAAAAGCTCCAATATTGTAGGAGAGCAGCTTTCCATGTTTTCCGTCTATCCCAGTATTATCTTACCTGAAAACAATATAAAGGTAATAGGGGAGGAAGTATAATGCTTTGTTATTTCTATGACGGCAGTTTTGAAGGACTTTTGACGGCTATATATGATTCCTATTACAGAAAAGAAATTCCCGACAGGATAATTTCAAGAGTTGAATTGCAAGAAAGTATGTTTGTTGATAAGGTGTACATAAATACGGATGGGAACAAAGCGGCAAAAGTTTATGAGTCTATCAGGACAAAAATATCGGAGGATGCTCTTAAAAATTGTTTTTATGTATTTTTATCTGAAACGAAGGATAAGGATACGGTTATATATAAATATTTAAGGAAAGGTTGGAAGATTGGGAAAAATGTGAATTTAAATTTATCTGACGACATCGTTCTTTCAGTCTATAAAATATGTAGAAGAGTAACAAGAGAAGTTCAGCTGTTCGTTGGACTGGTACGTTTTGAATGTACCAATAATGGGGTATACTATGCTCAGATAGAGCCGGATAATGATATTGTGGGATTGCTGGCTTCCCATTTTGTAGAAAGACTTTCCGATGAATATTGGATTATTCATGATTTAAAGAGAAGTGAAGCTGTTGTATATAATAAGAAAGAGTGGGTTATAACGGATTTGTCTTTGGAAAGGCCATTTGAATTTTTAAAAGAAGAAAAAAAATACCAAGAGCTGTGGAAGGAGTATTATGTAAGTGCTTCAATAAAGTCAAGGGTAAACCTTAAAGCCCAGAAAAATCATATGCCGGTAAGATATTGGAAACACTTGATTGAAAAGAAAGTTTAATAAATATTGAATTTTGATATCTGTTACATAAAGCTATGATATAATAACTAATAGACGAAAAGATGGAGGATGGTGTGTGATGATAGAATTAGGTAAAATTCAAAAATTGGAGATTAAAAGATATACATCCGTAGGAGTATATCTAAATGTGAAGGGAAGCAGTGATGAAAATAAGTCGGACGTTTTACTCCCGAAAAGACAAATTCCTAAGGAAGCAAAAGTAGGGGATGAAATAGAAGTTTTTATATACAGGGATTCGGAGGACAGGATGATAGCTACTACGTCAAAACCGAAAATTGCCTTAGGCGAAATAGGTTTTCTGAGGGTAGTGGAAATAACTAAAATTGGGGCTTTTTTAGATTGGGGGCTTGAAAAGGATTTATTTCTTCCTTTTAGAGAGCAGATTTATAAAGTGCAAAAAGGAAAAAAGTATCTTGTAGGTGTATACATAGATAAAAGCGATAGGCTGTGTGCTACTATGAAAATCAAGGATTTTCTTCAGAATGACCCTCCATATAAAGAAAATGACAGAGTTAAGGGAATGATATATAGTATCAATGAAGATATAGGAGCATTCGTGGCAGTGGATAATAAATATGACGGACTGATTCCTATGAGAGAACTTTATGGAGTATATAGAGCAGGGGATGAAGTTGATGTAAGAATTATAAAGGTAAAAGAGAATGGAAAATTGGATTTGACCATTAAAGAAACACCCCATATTCAAATAGAAGAAGATGCAGAGAAAGTTTTAAAAAGGTTGGAAGATAACCAGGGAGTACTATCACTTAATGATGAAAGTTCTCCGGAAGATATAAAAAAAGAGTTGCATATGAGCAAAACTGCTTTTAAGAAATCTGTAGGGAAATTACTGAAAGAGAAGAAGATTCAATTCACTAAAAACGGTATAAGGATTAAATGAAAGTGTACAAATTAAAATATCCTGTGTTTAATGGAATTTAAGAAGGGTAATAAATTAAAGGATGATAAAAAATATGGGAGGGATTGTATATGAGTGAATATCATGAACCGGTAGAATTGATAAGTGAAAAGGACAGAAATATAGTGAGAGCACTCAACAGCTTGAAGGAAGAAATTGAGGCAGTTGATTGGTATAATCAAAGGGTAGCCGTATCTCAGGATGCCGAATTGAAAAGTATAATGGCTCATAACAGAGACGAAGAAATTGAACATGCATGTATGACATTAGAATGGTTGAGGAGAAATATGTCCGGATGGGATGAAGAACTTAGAACTTATTTGTTCAAAGATGGCTCTGTTGTAGACTTGGAAGGAAAAGGTGAAGCTGATTCAGAGTCTCAACTTGACATAGGAGATTTAAAATAAGGAGGGATATTATGCTATACAGAGAAATTGCACCGGTAAGCAAGGAAGCTTGGAAGGAAATTGACGAAAGAGCGAAAAAAGTTTTTAAAGCTTATCTGTCGGCGAGAAAAGTGGTCAGAGTAAACGGGCCTAAAGGCCTTGATTATAATGTGTTAACAGAAGGCAGATTAGGTAAAATTGAAAGCAAGGATAATGTATCTTACAGTTCTTATAAAGTTTTACCCTTGACGGAGTCAAGAGTCGAATTCGAAATGGACAGATGGGAACTTGATAATATTCTAAGAGGAGCAGAAGATATAGATTATAAGCCCTTGGAAGATGCTGTTAAGAATATTGCCTTATTTGAAGATAGAGCAGTATATAGTGGACTGGAAGAAGATTCAATAGTAGGATTAATTAAATCTTCACAAA is a genomic window of Acidilutibacter cellobiosedens containing:
- a CDS encoding CvfB family protein yields the protein MIELGKIQKLEIKRYTSVGVYLNVKGSSDENKSDVLLPKRQIPKEAKVGDEIEVFIYRDSEDRMIATTSKPKIALGEIGFLRVVEITKIGAFLDWGLEKDLFLPFREQIYKVQKGKKYLVGVYIDKSDRLCATMKIKDFLQNDPPYKENDRVKGMIYSINEDIGAFVAVDNKYDGLIPMRELYGVYRAGDEVDVRIIKVKENGKLDLTIKETPHIQIEEDAEKVLKRLEDNQGVLSLNDESSPEDIKKELHMSKTAFKKSVGKLLKEKKIQFTKNGIRIK
- a CDS encoding helix-turn-helix domain-containing protein, coding for MARPKIHRINLTDNEVKKLKSLLRKKDTSKTVRSRCQILLDLDESHGKILTHIQSAKSNGVCMATIQNVVCAYSNGGIENVITLKQSINSDNARRLADGRAEALIIELACGPVPEGHSRWTIRLLEEKLKVILETPVSREAIRRTLKKTNLDLTKTTTGAFLQKKMPIL
- a CDS encoding encapsulin-associated ferritin-like protein codes for the protein MSEYHEPVELISEKDRNIVRALNSLKEEIEAVDWYNQRVAVSQDAELKSIMAHNRDEEIEHACMTLEWLRRNMSGWDEELRTYLFKDGSVVDLEGKGEADSESQLDIGDLK
- a CDS encoding family 1 encapsulin nanocompartment shell protein codes for the protein MLYREIAPVSKEAWKEIDERAKKVFKAYLSARKVVRVNGPKGLDYNVLTEGRLGKIESKDNVSYSSYKVLPLTESRVEFEMDRWELDNILRGAEDIDYKPLEDAVKNIALFEDRAVYSGLEEDSIVGLIKSSQNPTIPFGESSEGIMDGIAKGLITLREKFEEGPFALVVGEKAYRRIISEESSYPLYKKIEKLIGGKIVYSHVLNGAILLPFNHEDLELTIGRDFSIGYQSHTNEKVKFFITESFTFRVKDENLIVNYSL
- a CDS encoding TlpA family protein disulfide reductase; protein product: MKKKITKTVIIIGAVLIALYLGKRISYEVKADEAMEKMSSKQNLNISSLDMDLNLKNKKGEKIILTKELKDKGQADSHFIVFFSPTCKPCLQEIKMLNQFADDNTLKKEPILIGIGEYKKINDLIDENNILLDYYSIDLSEFKEKVKENAVPLSLVVNGKGELLFGKKGWSDDKDTVDLFTKKINSYK
- a CDS encoding IS630 family transposase, producing the protein MPPKEDADFVACMEDILDIYELPYNKVRPVVCMDEKPCQLLGESRESLPMRCGDDCKIDSEYVRNGTCSIFVFTEPLGGIRHVSIREHRTAGDWAEEIKYLSDIMYPDAEKIVLIMDNLNTHKSASLYKVFPPEEARRIIKRLEIHYTPKHGSWLNIAEIELNVMTRRCLSRRINDIEILRNELNTWENNRNADIAKINWQFRTKDVRTKLASLYPTYIMRNS
- a CDS encoding nucleotidyltransferase domain-containing protein, with translation MASFNNRRRVEEIIVDYGKLIEKEIDVKYIYLYGSCAKGTYTEDSDIDIAIVGDDFGRDIIEDTLLLMKLRRKIDYRLEPRPFRTIDFNPSNPLAREIMNTGIQVV
- a CDS encoding class I SAM-dependent methyltransferase; its protein translation is MIKSKPWDWSKNKNEGWLTPSIESCYLAESWKSKGFNKFLDLGCGLGRHSIYFAKKGFSVNAVDLSEFALNYLNDWAEKEKLNIKTETCDMLNLPFNDDSFDCIIDYNVIYHTDTLGFLKSLEEVKRVLKSDGELFITLISKNTWSFKNADNYRRIDENTILRNEDDTERNVPHFYVDIQDIRNYFKNFDFVVPPLEQTEYDIENTGYYSTHFNLILHKKY
- a CDS encoding putative DNA modification/repair radical SAM protein, whose protein sequence is MEISDKLKILSAAAKYDVSCSSSGSRRTSKKGGFGSTSMYGICHSWTDDGRCISLLKILMSNCCIYDCAYCINRRSNDIPRASFTPDEVADLTINFYKRNYIEGLFLSSAVLKSPNYTMELLTDIARKLRENYGFNGYIHLKTIPGADNDLIEKAGMYADRMSVNIELPSEKGLKLLAPQKKKESILTPMNFINYRMEQYSEEKKKFRFSQKFVPAGQTTQLIVGATPDNDLKILRLSEALYNEFKLKRVYYSAYVPVTHHPNLPAVSSPPLIREHRLYQADWLLRFYGFHASEILNEEKPDFDLALDPKCNWALKNLEFFPVEINRVDYNTLLRVPGIGVKSARKIVAARRFCPLNFDDLRKLGIVMKRARYFITCNGKYYGIKNMDESAIRNSLIYEDKKSSNIVGEQLSMFSVYPSIILPENNIKVIGEEV
- a CDS encoding MFS transporter encodes the protein MNKNKNIHILCIIAFLQGLVFYGPISTLFRQNRGLSLNDIFVIETVYVILLFIFEIPWGYIADRIGYRWTLIISFFLFFLSKIVFYSAHSFDGFLFERIILALAISGISGCDSALIYTSVDEMDSNRAFSLYNASSAGGFLAASFLNSIIVKYSMDLTALLTIIPYGAAFFISFFLKDSSHHVESQRISLTDNIKVLKKNKNIIIFLISMALISESTHSICVYLNQPIYLRSSIDMKYFGFLTAFMQIACLLSARAYKLNEKVGTKKLYIVLISMIIGANIFLIYLKNGILVVLMIFIIEGAFAVTQPLSNTIQNRSITVANRATFLSSYAMVGDIIGSISNLAVGKASDFSLNIAIGTCAGLNILALILILIFFRKKKNK
- a CDS encoding TIGR03915 family putative DNA repair protein, producing the protein MLCYFYDGSFEGLLTAIYDSYYRKEIPDRIISRVELQESMFVDKVYINTDGNKAAKVYESIRTKISEDALKNCFYVFLSETKDKDTVIYKYLRKGWKIGKNVNLNLSDDIVLSVYKICRRVTREVQLFVGLVRFECTNNGVYYAQIEPDNDIVGLLASHFVERLSDEYWIIHDLKRSEAVVYNKKEWVITDLSLERPFEFLKEEKKYQELWKEYYVSASIKSRVNLKAQKNHMPVRYWKHLIEKKV